The Pseudomonas bijieensis DNA window CACGTTGAAGGTGGAATCCAGCGGATCGGGCGTGAGTACGTTGCGCTTTTCAATCTGGTAGATCGCCGCATCAACGCTCAACTGACGATCCAGCGCTTCCCACTTGACGCCCATTTCGTAGGACTTGCCCTCTTCCGGCTTAAACCCCTCACCCTGCCCCTGGCGACTGGCTCCGGTGTTGGGTTTGAACGAGCGCGCGGTGTTGGCGTAGAGCGCAACGGTATCGGTCAGATCGTAGATCACCCCCAGGCGTGGGGTGACAGCATTTTCAGTCTTGTCCCAGTTACGGCTACCGGGCCGAGCCTGAGGGACGAAGGATTCGTACTCATGCTCGAATCGCTCAAACCGCGCCCCAGCCAACACCTTCAGGCGCTCAGTCAACGCCACCTGATCCTGCACGAATACGCCAAACGTCTTGAGATTTTCCTGGTCATCGGTGGGCGTACGCGTCAGTGCCGGACGCGGCTGGCCATACACCGGGTCGAAGATATCGATCGGGTAGGCACCGGTGCCCGCGGCGGAGCGCTGGATGATGGACTGGTAGTCGTAGTCTTCATACTCGATGCCCGTCAACAGCGTGTGCTCGAACCCGCCGGTGGAGAAATGCCCGGTGAGGTTGAGTTGGGTGTCGCGGTCGGTCCATTCCAGCTTGCGGTAGTTGAAGTTGCGACCCAGGGTACGCCCATCGGCGGCAATGCCGTTGCCTTCCACGGCATTACCCTGCAAGGTGCCGTCGAGCCATTGGGTACCGCCGGCCAGGGTCCAGTCGTCGTTGAGCATGTGCTCGAAACGCACCTGCAACATGTTGTTGTCGTTGTGCAGCTTGCCGGCGTCTTTTTCGCCGAAGAACGTATCGCGCGACGCGGTGCCGCGCTGGCCGGCGTAATGAGTCAAGCCACGGTCCAACGGCGCATTGTTACGCATGAAATCGCCTTCGAAGGTCAGGCGCGTGGTGTCGTTGACCTGCCAGGTCACCACTGGCGCAACACCGTAGCGCTCGGTCTCGACGTGATCACGGAACGTATCACCGCCCTCGCCGATCACGTTCAGGCGATAAGCCAGGCGCCCTTCTTCGTCCAATGGACCGGACGCATCGAGCGTACCGCGACGCATCCCCTGGTCGCTGACCTGGCTGCCCAGGGTCACCTTGCGCTCAGCCAACGGTTGTTTGGACACCACGTTGAAGGTACCGCCCGGGTCGCCACGGCCATAGAGCATGGTGGCTGGGCCGCGCAGGACCTCCAACCGCTCGATGGTATTGGCGTCCGGCATGTTCGGGTAGCC harbors:
- a CDS encoding TonB-dependent siderophore receptor; the encoded protein is MRRILVSLCVLQAYSVSTWAEEPTPANPATLELQATDIVGAADYESAQGPVKGYHATRSASATRTDTAIHETPQSISVVSRDVVEDLSATRLQDALDYAGGVGRANNFGGQGLTTFTVRGFTTGEFYRNGFPINRGYPNMPDANTIERLEVLRGPATMLYGRGDPGGTFNVVSKQPLAERKVTLGSQVSDQGMRRGTLDASGPLDEEGRLAYRLNVIGEGGDTFRDHVETERYGVAPVVTWQVNDTTRLTFEGDFMRNNAPLDRGLTHYAGQRGTASRDTFFGEKDAGKLHNDNNMLQVRFEHMLNDDWTLAGGTQWLDGTLQGNAVEGNGIAADGRTLGRNFNYRKLEWTDRDTQLNLTGHFSTGGFEHTLLTGIEYEDYDYQSIIQRSAAGTGAYPIDIFDPVYGQPRPALTRTPTDDQENLKTFGVFVQDQVALTERLKVLAGARFERFEHEYESFVPQARPGSRNWDKTENAVTPRLGVIYDLTDTVALYANTARSFKPNTGASRQGQGEGFKPEEGKSYEMGVKWEALDRQLSVDAAIYQIEKRNVLTPDPLDSTFNVAAGEVRSRGFDLNVAGNLTPEWRVIGGYAYVDAEVTKDINIPTGTRLLNVPKNSFSLLNVYEFQDGGLKGLGLGLGAKYVDERAGNTAANTFNMDSYTVVDLLGYYKVNERIRFNLDLKNLFDADYEEGAFGGVYAYPGAPRTVQAGISYTL